The following are encoded in a window of Manihot esculenta cultivar AM560-2 chromosome 8, M.esculenta_v8, whole genome shotgun sequence genomic DNA:
- the LOC110621021 gene encoding tRNAse Z TRZ4, mitochondrial isoform X4, translating to MVEETKTYRYNESRAKGVDKKGHPQKFQLSGRTVHNPNTTAYVQVLGTGMDTHDTLPSILLFFDKQRFIFNAGEGLQRFCAEHKIKLSKIDHICLSRVCSETAGGLPGLLLTLAGMGNGLSVNIWGPPSLELLINAMKSFIPHGSVVNAKEIGLTTCSSSAALLDTSNSAEPFVVVENELVKISAILLLPSSLEGAGKKPSDISVIYVCELHEILGKFDKEKADALGLKERKKYGLLQKGECVKSDCLDIMVHPSDVMDPPIPGPVVFIVDCPTNSHAKELLSIQTLNGYYPDFVGNSPKSSKAVNCIIHLTPPPVINSPNYEKWMKKFPTVQHIMAGHSMKHVEIPILKSSTRMAARLNYLCPQFFPVPAVGSFQQHNDAAQGSITSSEVLISQLCESTSAENLMKFTLRPHNHLGLDKSNVPSLMAPSEVIDELLSENPEIVDAAQLVSQFWSEPGEMEDTSITDDTTISEKPLLDGNTVPSFLQNIRRDDLEIVLLGTGSSQPSKYRNVSSIYINLFSKGSLLLDCGEGTLAQLKRRYGMEGAENAVRNLRCIWISHIHADHHAGIARILALRRDLLKGVPHERLLVIGPMQLELFLDAYQRLEDLDMQFLDCRSTMDTSWNALECDAESKSNQFFAGSSTNSEDLNDKNKNHMGSTLFAGESCLQGCSKRMKLSMPVENDSLLRSLRNVLWGAGLEGLISFPVVHCPEAFGVVLKAAERTNAVGEIIQGWKIVYSGDTRPCSEVIEASHGATVLIHEATFEDCMVDEAVEKNHSTTKEAIEVGDSAGAYRVILTHFSQRYPKIPALDEISMKKTCIAFDLMSVNIADLPMLPKILPYLKLLFRTDIAS from the exons ATGGTAGAAGAAACTAAAACTTACAGGTATAATGAATCAAGAGCCAAGGGAGTAGACAAGAAAGGTCATCCCCAGAAGTTTCAGTTGAGCGGTCGTACTGTTCATAATCCCAATACAACTGCCTATGTTCAG GTTTTGGGGACTGGAATGGATACTCATGATACGTTGCCTTCTATTTTGCTTTTCTTTGATAAGCAAAGGTTCATCTTCAATGCTGGAGAG GGGTTACAAAGATTTTGTGCAGAGCATAAGATTAAACTATCTAAG ATTGATCACATATGTCTCTCTCGTGTTTGCTCAGAGACAGCTGGTGGACTTCCAG GCCTGCTTTTGACTTTGGCTGGAATGGGCAATGGATTGTCT GTCAATATATGGGGTCCTCCAAGCCTTGAGTTATTGATTAATGCAATGAAATCTTTCATCCCACATGGTTCCGTGGTTAATGCAAAGGAAATTGGTCTAACTACCTGTTCTAGCTCTGCAGCTCTGCTGGATACAAGCAACTCTGCAGAACCCTTTGTTGTTGTTGAAAATGAACTTGTCAAAATATCAGCTATTCTCTTGCTGCCAAGTTCTTTGGAAGGAGCTGGCAAAAAGCCTAGTGATATTTCCGTGATATATGTCTGCGAGTTGCATGAAATTTTGGGGAAATTTGACAAAGAAAAAGCTGATGCTCTTGGtctaaaagaaaggaaaaaatatGGATTATTGCAAAAAGGAGAATGTGTTAAGTCAGATTGTCTAGATATCATG GTTCATCCAAGTGATGTAATGGACCCACCTATTCCAGGTCCAGTTGTATTTATTGTAGACTGCCCTACAAATTCTCATGCAAAAGAGCTATTGTCCATACAAACTCTCAATGGTTATTATCCAGATTTTGTGGGCAACTCCCCAAAGAGCAGCAAAGCTGTAAATTGCATCATTCATTTAACTCCTCCTCCTGTCATAAATAGTCCTAATTATGAGAAATGGATGAAGAAGTTCCCTACAGTCCAACATATTATGGCTGGACATTCAAT GAAGCATGTGGAGATTCCAATCCTAAAATCTAGTACAAGAATGGCAGCACGGCTTAATTACTTGTGTCCTCAGTTCTTTCCAGTACCTGCTGTTGGGTCTTTTCAGCAACATAATGATGCTGCACAAGGCTCCATAACTTCAAGTGAG GTTCTTATTTCGCAACTTTGTGAAAGTACCTCTGCCGAAAATCTAATGAAG TTCACTTTGCGCCCTCATAATCATCTTGGATTGGACAAATCTAATGTTCCAAGTCTGATGGCTCCCTCAGAAGTCATTGATGAGTTACTGTCAGAGAATCCAGAGATTGTAGATGCTGCCCAGCTTGTCAGCCAATTCTGGAGCGAGCCTGGAGAAATGGAGGATACTTCCATCACAGATGATACAACTATATCTGAAAAGCCATTGTTGGATGGGAATACTGTGCCTAGTTTCCTGCAAAATATACGAAGAGATGATTTGGAGATTGTTCTGCTTGGCACTGGTTCATCCCAGCCTTCCAAATATCGAAACGTTAGTTCCATCTACATTAATCTTTTCTCAAAAGGAAGTTTGCTTCTTGATTGTGGGGAAGGAACTCTGGCACAATTAAAAAGAAG ATATGGCATGGAGGGTGCGGAAAATGCTGTGAGAAATCTAAGATGCATTTGGATTTCACATATCCATGCTGATCATCATGCAGGTATAGCAAGGATACTTGCTTTAAGGCGGGATTTGTTGAAGGGAGTGCCCCATGAACGACTACTTGTTATAGGGCCAATGCAGCTTGAATTGTTTCTAGATGCATACCAAAGACTTGAAGATCTAGATATGCAGTTCCTTGATTGCAGAAGCACTATGGATACTTCATGGAATGCTTTGGAATGTGATGCTGAATCAAAAAGTAATCAATTCTTTGCTGGAAGCTCGACAAATTCTGAAGAtcttaatgataaaaataaaaatcatatgGGGTCAACCTTATTTGCAGGTGAAAGCTGCCTGCAGGGCTGTTCTAAGAGAATGAAACTTAGTATGCCAGTTGAGAACGACTCATTACTAAGGAGCTTGAGAAATGTGCTGTGGGGAGCAGGGCTGGAGGGACTGATTAGTTTTCCTGTTGTGCACTGTCCCGAGGCATTTGGTGTCGTACTAAAAGCAGCAGAGAGAACAAACGCTGTTGGAGAGATAATACAAGGGTGGAAGATTGTGTACTCTGGTGACACTAGGCCATGCTCAGAAGTGATAGAAGCATCCCATGGAGCAACAGTTCTCATACACGAG GCAACATTCGAGGATTGCATGGTGGATGAAGCTGTAGAAAAAAACCACAGCACAACTAAGGAAGCCATAGAGgtgggagattctgctggtgCATATCGCGTCATCCTAACCCACTTCAGCCAAAGATACCCGAAAATCCCTGCATTGGATGAAATAAGCATGAAGAAAACTTGCATAGCTTTTGACCTCATGAGTGTTAATATAGCCGATTTACCCATGCTGCCTAAAATTCTTCCATACCTGAAATTGCTTTTCAGAACGGATATAGCTTCGTAG
- the LOC110621021 gene encoding tRNAse Z TRZ4, mitochondrial isoform X1 — MIFSINNPLPRSKNSRTESKILSMVEETKTYRYNESRAKGVDKKGHPQKFQLSGRTVHNPNTTAYVQVLGTGMDTHDTLPSILLFFDKQRFIFNAGEGLQRFCAEHKIKLSKIDHICLSRVCSETAGGLPGLLLTLAGMGNGLSVNIWGPPSLELLINAMKSFIPHGSVVNAKEIGLTTCSSSAALLDTSNSAEPFVVVENELVKISAILLLPSSLEGAGKKPSDISVIYVCELHEILGKFDKEKADALGLKERKKYGLLQKGECVKSDCLDIMVHPSDVMDPPIPGPVVFIVDCPTNSHAKELLSIQTLNGYYPDFVGNSPKSSKAVNCIIHLTPPPVINSPNYEKWMKKFPTVQHIMAGHSMKHVEIPILKSSTRMAARLNYLCPQFFPVPAVGSFQQHNDAAQGSITSSEVLISQLCESTSAENLMKFTLRPHNHLGLDKSNVPSLMAPSEVIDELLSENPEIVDAAQLVSQFWSEPGEMEDTSITDDTTISEKPLLDGNTVPSFLQNIRRDDLEIVLLGTGSSQPSKYRNVSSIYINLFSKGSLLLDCGEGTLAQLKRRYGMEGAENAVRNLRCIWISHIHADHHAGIARILALRRDLLKGVPHERLLVIGPMQLELFLDAYQRLEDLDMQFLDCRSTMDTSWNALECDAESKSNQFFAGSSTNSEDLNDKNKNHMGSTLFAGESCLQGCSKRMKLSMPVENDSLLRSLRNVLWGAGLEGLISFPVVHCPEAFGVVLKAAERTNAVGEIIQGWKIVYSGDTRPCSEVIEASHGATVLIHEATFEDCMVDEAVEKNHSTTKEAIEVGDSAGAYRVILTHFSQRYPKIPALDEISMKKTCIAFDLMSVNIADLPMLPKILPYLKLLFRTDIAS, encoded by the exons ATGATATTCAG CATAAATAATCCCCTTCCACGCAGTAAAAATAGCAGAACTGAAAGCAAGATCCTCTCAATGGTAGAAGAAACTAAAACTTACAGGTATAATGAATCAAGAGCCAAGGGAGTAGACAAGAAAGGTCATCCCCAGAAGTTTCAGTTGAGCGGTCGTACTGTTCATAATCCCAATACAACTGCCTATGTTCAG GTTTTGGGGACTGGAATGGATACTCATGATACGTTGCCTTCTATTTTGCTTTTCTTTGATAAGCAAAGGTTCATCTTCAATGCTGGAGAG GGGTTACAAAGATTTTGTGCAGAGCATAAGATTAAACTATCTAAG ATTGATCACATATGTCTCTCTCGTGTTTGCTCAGAGACAGCTGGTGGACTTCCAG GCCTGCTTTTGACTTTGGCTGGAATGGGCAATGGATTGTCT GTCAATATATGGGGTCCTCCAAGCCTTGAGTTATTGATTAATGCAATGAAATCTTTCATCCCACATGGTTCCGTGGTTAATGCAAAGGAAATTGGTCTAACTACCTGTTCTAGCTCTGCAGCTCTGCTGGATACAAGCAACTCTGCAGAACCCTTTGTTGTTGTTGAAAATGAACTTGTCAAAATATCAGCTATTCTCTTGCTGCCAAGTTCTTTGGAAGGAGCTGGCAAAAAGCCTAGTGATATTTCCGTGATATATGTCTGCGAGTTGCATGAAATTTTGGGGAAATTTGACAAAGAAAAAGCTGATGCTCTTGGtctaaaagaaaggaaaaaatatGGATTATTGCAAAAAGGAGAATGTGTTAAGTCAGATTGTCTAGATATCATG GTTCATCCAAGTGATGTAATGGACCCACCTATTCCAGGTCCAGTTGTATTTATTGTAGACTGCCCTACAAATTCTCATGCAAAAGAGCTATTGTCCATACAAACTCTCAATGGTTATTATCCAGATTTTGTGGGCAACTCCCCAAAGAGCAGCAAAGCTGTAAATTGCATCATTCATTTAACTCCTCCTCCTGTCATAAATAGTCCTAATTATGAGAAATGGATGAAGAAGTTCCCTACAGTCCAACATATTATGGCTGGACATTCAAT GAAGCATGTGGAGATTCCAATCCTAAAATCTAGTACAAGAATGGCAGCACGGCTTAATTACTTGTGTCCTCAGTTCTTTCCAGTACCTGCTGTTGGGTCTTTTCAGCAACATAATGATGCTGCACAAGGCTCCATAACTTCAAGTGAG GTTCTTATTTCGCAACTTTGTGAAAGTACCTCTGCCGAAAATCTAATGAAG TTCACTTTGCGCCCTCATAATCATCTTGGATTGGACAAATCTAATGTTCCAAGTCTGATGGCTCCCTCAGAAGTCATTGATGAGTTACTGTCAGAGAATCCAGAGATTGTAGATGCTGCCCAGCTTGTCAGCCAATTCTGGAGCGAGCCTGGAGAAATGGAGGATACTTCCATCACAGATGATACAACTATATCTGAAAAGCCATTGTTGGATGGGAATACTGTGCCTAGTTTCCTGCAAAATATACGAAGAGATGATTTGGAGATTGTTCTGCTTGGCACTGGTTCATCCCAGCCTTCCAAATATCGAAACGTTAGTTCCATCTACATTAATCTTTTCTCAAAAGGAAGTTTGCTTCTTGATTGTGGGGAAGGAACTCTGGCACAATTAAAAAGAAG ATATGGCATGGAGGGTGCGGAAAATGCTGTGAGAAATCTAAGATGCATTTGGATTTCACATATCCATGCTGATCATCATGCAGGTATAGCAAGGATACTTGCTTTAAGGCGGGATTTGTTGAAGGGAGTGCCCCATGAACGACTACTTGTTATAGGGCCAATGCAGCTTGAATTGTTTCTAGATGCATACCAAAGACTTGAAGATCTAGATATGCAGTTCCTTGATTGCAGAAGCACTATGGATACTTCATGGAATGCTTTGGAATGTGATGCTGAATCAAAAAGTAATCAATTCTTTGCTGGAAGCTCGACAAATTCTGAAGAtcttaatgataaaaataaaaatcatatgGGGTCAACCTTATTTGCAGGTGAAAGCTGCCTGCAGGGCTGTTCTAAGAGAATGAAACTTAGTATGCCAGTTGAGAACGACTCATTACTAAGGAGCTTGAGAAATGTGCTGTGGGGAGCAGGGCTGGAGGGACTGATTAGTTTTCCTGTTGTGCACTGTCCCGAGGCATTTGGTGTCGTACTAAAAGCAGCAGAGAGAACAAACGCTGTTGGAGAGATAATACAAGGGTGGAAGATTGTGTACTCTGGTGACACTAGGCCATGCTCAGAAGTGATAGAAGCATCCCATGGAGCAACAGTTCTCATACACGAG GCAACATTCGAGGATTGCATGGTGGATGAAGCTGTAGAAAAAAACCACAGCACAACTAAGGAAGCCATAGAGgtgggagattctgctggtgCATATCGCGTCATCCTAACCCACTTCAGCCAAAGATACCCGAAAATCCCTGCATTGGATGAAATAAGCATGAAGAAAACTTGCATAGCTTTTGACCTCATGAGTGTTAATATAGCCGATTTACCCATGCTGCCTAAAATTCTTCCATACCTGAAATTGCTTTTCAGAACGGATATAGCTTCGTAG
- the LOC110621021 gene encoding tRNAse Z TRZ4, mitochondrial isoform X3, translated as MVEETKTYRYNESRAKGVDKKGHPQKFQLSGRTVHNPNTTAYVQVLGTGMDTHDTLPSILLFFDKQRFIFNAGEGLQRFCAEHKIKLSKIDHICLSRVCSETAGGLPGLLLTLAGMGNGLSVNIWGPPSLELLINAMKSFIPHGSVVNAKEIGLTTCSSSAALLDTSNSAEPFVVVENELVKISAILLLPSSLEGAGKKPSDISVIYVCELHEILGKFDKEKADALGLKERKKYGLLQKGECVKSDCLDIMVHPSDVMDPPIPGPVVFIVDCPTNSHAKELLSIQTLNGYYPDFVGNSPKSSKAVNCIIHLTPPPVINSPNYEKWMKKFPTVQHIMAGHSMKHVEIPILKSSTRMAARLNYLCPQFFPVPAVGSFQQHNDAAQGSITSSEVLISQLCESTSAENLMKFTLRPHNHLGLDKSNVPSLMAPSEVIDELLSENPEIVDAAQLVSQFWSEPGEMEDTSITDDTTISEKPLLDGNTVPSFLQNIRRDDLEIVLLGTGSSQPSKYRNVSSIYINLFSKGSLLLDCGEGTLAQLKRRYGMEGAENAVRNLRCIWISHIHADHHAGIARILALRRDLLKGVPHERLLVIGPMQLELFLDAYQRLEDLDMQFLDCRSTMDTSWNALECDAESKSESCLQGCSKRMKLSMPVENDSLLRSLRNVLWGAGLEGLISFPVVHCPEAFGVVLKAAERTNAVGEIIQGWKIVYSGDTRPCSEVIEASHGATVLIHEATFEDCMVDEAVEKNHSTTKEAIEVGDSAGAYRVILTHFSQRYPKIPALDEISMKKTCIAFDLMSVNIADLPMLPKILPYLKLLFRTDIAS; from the exons ATGGTAGAAGAAACTAAAACTTACAGGTATAATGAATCAAGAGCCAAGGGAGTAGACAAGAAAGGTCATCCCCAGAAGTTTCAGTTGAGCGGTCGTACTGTTCATAATCCCAATACAACTGCCTATGTTCAG GTTTTGGGGACTGGAATGGATACTCATGATACGTTGCCTTCTATTTTGCTTTTCTTTGATAAGCAAAGGTTCATCTTCAATGCTGGAGAG GGGTTACAAAGATTTTGTGCAGAGCATAAGATTAAACTATCTAAG ATTGATCACATATGTCTCTCTCGTGTTTGCTCAGAGACAGCTGGTGGACTTCCAG GCCTGCTTTTGACTTTGGCTGGAATGGGCAATGGATTGTCT GTCAATATATGGGGTCCTCCAAGCCTTGAGTTATTGATTAATGCAATGAAATCTTTCATCCCACATGGTTCCGTGGTTAATGCAAAGGAAATTGGTCTAACTACCTGTTCTAGCTCTGCAGCTCTGCTGGATACAAGCAACTCTGCAGAACCCTTTGTTGTTGTTGAAAATGAACTTGTCAAAATATCAGCTATTCTCTTGCTGCCAAGTTCTTTGGAAGGAGCTGGCAAAAAGCCTAGTGATATTTCCGTGATATATGTCTGCGAGTTGCATGAAATTTTGGGGAAATTTGACAAAGAAAAAGCTGATGCTCTTGGtctaaaagaaaggaaaaaatatGGATTATTGCAAAAAGGAGAATGTGTTAAGTCAGATTGTCTAGATATCATG GTTCATCCAAGTGATGTAATGGACCCACCTATTCCAGGTCCAGTTGTATTTATTGTAGACTGCCCTACAAATTCTCATGCAAAAGAGCTATTGTCCATACAAACTCTCAATGGTTATTATCCAGATTTTGTGGGCAACTCCCCAAAGAGCAGCAAAGCTGTAAATTGCATCATTCATTTAACTCCTCCTCCTGTCATAAATAGTCCTAATTATGAGAAATGGATGAAGAAGTTCCCTACAGTCCAACATATTATGGCTGGACATTCAAT GAAGCATGTGGAGATTCCAATCCTAAAATCTAGTACAAGAATGGCAGCACGGCTTAATTACTTGTGTCCTCAGTTCTTTCCAGTACCTGCTGTTGGGTCTTTTCAGCAACATAATGATGCTGCACAAGGCTCCATAACTTCAAGTGAG GTTCTTATTTCGCAACTTTGTGAAAGTACCTCTGCCGAAAATCTAATGAAG TTCACTTTGCGCCCTCATAATCATCTTGGATTGGACAAATCTAATGTTCCAAGTCTGATGGCTCCCTCAGAAGTCATTGATGAGTTACTGTCAGAGAATCCAGAGATTGTAGATGCTGCCCAGCTTGTCAGCCAATTCTGGAGCGAGCCTGGAGAAATGGAGGATACTTCCATCACAGATGATACAACTATATCTGAAAAGCCATTGTTGGATGGGAATACTGTGCCTAGTTTCCTGCAAAATATACGAAGAGATGATTTGGAGATTGTTCTGCTTGGCACTGGTTCATCCCAGCCTTCCAAATATCGAAACGTTAGTTCCATCTACATTAATCTTTTCTCAAAAGGAAGTTTGCTTCTTGATTGTGGGGAAGGAACTCTGGCACAATTAAAAAGAAG ATATGGCATGGAGGGTGCGGAAAATGCTGTGAGAAATCTAAGATGCATTTGGATTTCACATATCCATGCTGATCATCATGCAGGTATAGCAAGGATACTTGCTTTAAGGCGGGATTTGTTGAAGGGAGTGCCCCATGAACGACTACTTGTTATAGGGCCAATGCAGCTTGAATTGTTTCTAGATGCATACCAAAGACTTGAAGATCTAGATATGCAGTTCCTTGATTGCAGAAGCACTATGGATACTTCATGGAATGCTTTGGAATGTGATGCTGAATCAAAAA GTGAAAGCTGCCTGCAGGGCTGTTCTAAGAGAATGAAACTTAGTATGCCAGTTGAGAACGACTCATTACTAAGGAGCTTGAGAAATGTGCTGTGGGGAGCAGGGCTGGAGGGACTGATTAGTTTTCCTGTTGTGCACTGTCCCGAGGCATTTGGTGTCGTACTAAAAGCAGCAGAGAGAACAAACGCTGTTGGAGAGATAATACAAGGGTGGAAGATTGTGTACTCTGGTGACACTAGGCCATGCTCAGAAGTGATAGAAGCATCCCATGGAGCAACAGTTCTCATACACGAG GCAACATTCGAGGATTGCATGGTGGATGAAGCTGTAGAAAAAAACCACAGCACAACTAAGGAAGCCATAGAGgtgggagattctgctggtgCATATCGCGTCATCCTAACCCACTTCAGCCAAAGATACCCGAAAATCCCTGCATTGGATGAAATAAGCATGAAGAAAACTTGCATAGCTTTTGACCTCATGAGTGTTAATATAGCCGATTTACCCATGCTGCCTAAAATTCTTCCATACCTGAAATTGCTTTTCAGAACGGATATAGCTTCGTAG
- the LOC110621021 gene encoding tRNAse Z TRZ4, mitochondrial isoform X5, protein MGNGLSVNIWGPPSLELLINAMKSFIPHGSVVNAKEIGLTTCSSSAALLDTSNSAEPFVVVENELVKISAILLLPSSLEGAGKKPSDISVIYVCELHEILGKFDKEKADALGLKERKKYGLLQKGECVKSDCLDIMVHPSDVMDPPIPGPVVFIVDCPTNSHAKELLSIQTLNGYYPDFVGNSPKSSKAVNCIIHLTPPPVINSPNYEKWMKKFPTVQHIMAGHSMKHVEIPILKSSTRMAARLNYLCPQFFPVPAVGSFQQHNDAAQGSITSSEVLISQLCESTSAENLMKFTLRPHNHLGLDKSNVPSLMAPSEVIDELLSENPEIVDAAQLVSQFWSEPGEMEDTSITDDTTISEKPLLDGNTVPSFLQNIRRDDLEIVLLGTGSSQPSKYRNVSSIYINLFSKGSLLLDCGEGTLAQLKRRYGMEGAENAVRNLRCIWISHIHADHHAGIARILALRRDLLKGVPHERLLVIGPMQLELFLDAYQRLEDLDMQFLDCRSTMDTSWNALECDAESKSNQFFAGSSTNSEDLNDKNKNHMGSTLFAGESCLQGCSKRMKLSMPVENDSLLRSLRNVLWGAGLEGLISFPVVHCPEAFGVVLKAAERTNAVGEIIQGWKIVYSGDTRPCSEVIEASHGATVLIHEATFEDCMVDEAVEKNHSTTKEAIEVGDSAGAYRVILTHFSQRYPKIPALDEISMKKTCIAFDLMSVNIADLPMLPKILPYLKLLFRTDIAS, encoded by the exons ATGGGCAATGGATTGTCT GTCAATATATGGGGTCCTCCAAGCCTTGAGTTATTGATTAATGCAATGAAATCTTTCATCCCACATGGTTCCGTGGTTAATGCAAAGGAAATTGGTCTAACTACCTGTTCTAGCTCTGCAGCTCTGCTGGATACAAGCAACTCTGCAGAACCCTTTGTTGTTGTTGAAAATGAACTTGTCAAAATATCAGCTATTCTCTTGCTGCCAAGTTCTTTGGAAGGAGCTGGCAAAAAGCCTAGTGATATTTCCGTGATATATGTCTGCGAGTTGCATGAAATTTTGGGGAAATTTGACAAAGAAAAAGCTGATGCTCTTGGtctaaaagaaaggaaaaaatatGGATTATTGCAAAAAGGAGAATGTGTTAAGTCAGATTGTCTAGATATCATG GTTCATCCAAGTGATGTAATGGACCCACCTATTCCAGGTCCAGTTGTATTTATTGTAGACTGCCCTACAAATTCTCATGCAAAAGAGCTATTGTCCATACAAACTCTCAATGGTTATTATCCAGATTTTGTGGGCAACTCCCCAAAGAGCAGCAAAGCTGTAAATTGCATCATTCATTTAACTCCTCCTCCTGTCATAAATAGTCCTAATTATGAGAAATGGATGAAGAAGTTCCCTACAGTCCAACATATTATGGCTGGACATTCAAT GAAGCATGTGGAGATTCCAATCCTAAAATCTAGTACAAGAATGGCAGCACGGCTTAATTACTTGTGTCCTCAGTTCTTTCCAGTACCTGCTGTTGGGTCTTTTCAGCAACATAATGATGCTGCACAAGGCTCCATAACTTCAAGTGAG GTTCTTATTTCGCAACTTTGTGAAAGTACCTCTGCCGAAAATCTAATGAAG TTCACTTTGCGCCCTCATAATCATCTTGGATTGGACAAATCTAATGTTCCAAGTCTGATGGCTCCCTCAGAAGTCATTGATGAGTTACTGTCAGAGAATCCAGAGATTGTAGATGCTGCCCAGCTTGTCAGCCAATTCTGGAGCGAGCCTGGAGAAATGGAGGATACTTCCATCACAGATGATACAACTATATCTGAAAAGCCATTGTTGGATGGGAATACTGTGCCTAGTTTCCTGCAAAATATACGAAGAGATGATTTGGAGATTGTTCTGCTTGGCACTGGTTCATCCCAGCCTTCCAAATATCGAAACGTTAGTTCCATCTACATTAATCTTTTCTCAAAAGGAAGTTTGCTTCTTGATTGTGGGGAAGGAACTCTGGCACAATTAAAAAGAAG ATATGGCATGGAGGGTGCGGAAAATGCTGTGAGAAATCTAAGATGCATTTGGATTTCACATATCCATGCTGATCATCATGCAGGTATAGCAAGGATACTTGCTTTAAGGCGGGATTTGTTGAAGGGAGTGCCCCATGAACGACTACTTGTTATAGGGCCAATGCAGCTTGAATTGTTTCTAGATGCATACCAAAGACTTGAAGATCTAGATATGCAGTTCCTTGATTGCAGAAGCACTATGGATACTTCATGGAATGCTTTGGAATGTGATGCTGAATCAAAAAGTAATCAATTCTTTGCTGGAAGCTCGACAAATTCTGAAGAtcttaatgataaaaataaaaatcatatgGGGTCAACCTTATTTGCAGGTGAAAGCTGCCTGCAGGGCTGTTCTAAGAGAATGAAACTTAGTATGCCAGTTGAGAACGACTCATTACTAAGGAGCTTGAGAAATGTGCTGTGGGGAGCAGGGCTGGAGGGACTGATTAGTTTTCCTGTTGTGCACTGTCCCGAGGCATTTGGTGTCGTACTAAAAGCAGCAGAGAGAACAAACGCTGTTGGAGAGATAATACAAGGGTGGAAGATTGTGTACTCTGGTGACACTAGGCCATGCTCAGAAGTGATAGAAGCATCCCATGGAGCAACAGTTCTCATACACGAG GCAACATTCGAGGATTGCATGGTGGATGAAGCTGTAGAAAAAAACCACAGCACAACTAAGGAAGCCATAGAGgtgggagattctgctggtgCATATCGCGTCATCCTAACCCACTTCAGCCAAAGATACCCGAAAATCCCTGCATTGGATGAAATAAGCATGAAGAAAACTTGCATAGCTTTTGACCTCATGAGTGTTAATATAGCCGATTTACCCATGCTGCCTAAAATTCTTCCATACCTGAAATTGCTTTTCAGAACGGATATAGCTTCGTAG